A single Halogeometricum rufum DNA region contains:
- a CDS encoding cytochrome b family protein — translation MSDVPDDGPSSSDRSKRETNDEATDGGVSDGEATGDEAATGEARPDGSGIVAPDGETPTWRERKERSVGLSRLTYEYFERSRREDQDLRQESDYVERDVLAFPTWPHEIIRNLAITCFFVGMILFLAATLPPHIGPPANGSVTPAIILPDWYLYWSFGLLKLGPLNPELSILGGTKLIGDRPYGVVANIVVVGIIALVPFLNKGSARRPVEEPFWASVGVGGVVFAFTISVYSAKNLVPMNIDTLFDLTFIAPVVAGIVSYAVLKTMREGYMYDLNRRYYRLRPPK, via the coding sequence ATGTCGGACGTCCCCGACGACGGACCCTCCTCCAGCGACCGGTCGAAACGCGAGACGAACGACGAGGCGACGGACGGCGGGGTGAGCGACGGCGAGGCGACGGGCGACGAAGCCGCGACCGGCGAGGCGCGACCGGACGGTAGCGGCATCGTCGCACCGGACGGCGAGACGCCGACGTGGCGCGAGCGCAAGGAGCGCTCCGTTGGCCTCTCCCGCCTCACGTACGAGTACTTCGAGCGCTCCCGGCGCGAAGACCAGGACCTGCGACAGGAGTCCGACTACGTCGAACGCGACGTGCTCGCGTTCCCGACGTGGCCGCACGAGATAATCCGCAACCTCGCCATCACGTGCTTCTTCGTGGGGATGATTCTGTTCCTCGCGGCGACGCTCCCGCCGCACATCGGCCCGCCCGCGAACGGCAGCGTCACGCCCGCTATCATCCTCCCCGACTGGTACCTCTACTGGTCGTTCGGCCTGCTCAAGCTGGGTCCGCTGAACCCCGAACTGAGCATCCTCGGCGGAACCAAGCTGATCGGCGACCGACCGTACGGCGTCGTCGCGAACATCGTCGTCGTCGGCATCATCGCCCTCGTCCCCTTCCTGAACAAGGGGTCGGCGCGGCGACCGGTCGAGGAACCGTTCTGGGCCAGCGTCGGCGTCGGCGGCGTCGTGTTCGCGTTCACCATCAGCGTCTACTCGGCGAAGAACCTCGTCCCGATGAACATCGACACGCTGTTCGACCTGACGTTCATCGCGCCCGTCGTCGCGGGCATCGTCTCCTACGCGGTGCTGAAGACGATGCGCGAGGGGTACATGTACGACCTGAACCGCCGGTACTACCGCCTCCGGCCGCCGAAGTAG
- a CDS encoding DUF7351 domain-containing protein codes for MTVERLPAAELDAVFGLLANELRIEIIRTLWEQQEEPLSFTDLQSLVDVRDSGKFNYHLNVLVPAFVERSEDGYALTHAGQHVVGAAVSGRFTEADEITVDDVPAGECMFCGGHLSARYEGGDVTVDCDDCEDLVTRMPIPPNTVSGLDPEDLPAVFSRHLLTLTNRLSRGFCKLCQGRVDSSLTALSSSESVTFRPSLDVRFDCRACGDRTHLNVGGVVMDHPAVTSFLYDHGIDLRRSYVWELTSLLDPEATVASEDPLRLRLVVRLDGDELELTLDETATVVDHTRG; via the coding sequence GTGACGGTCGAACGCCTGCCCGCGGCCGAACTCGACGCCGTCTTCGGCCTCCTCGCGAACGAGTTGCGGATAGAGATCATCCGGACGCTCTGGGAACAGCAGGAGGAACCGCTCTCGTTCACCGACCTCCAGTCGCTCGTCGACGTCCGCGACTCGGGGAAGTTCAACTACCACCTGAACGTGCTCGTTCCGGCGTTCGTCGAACGGTCCGAGGACGGGTACGCGCTCACGCACGCGGGCCAACACGTGGTCGGCGCTGCCGTGTCGGGCCGGTTCACAGAGGCGGACGAGATTACGGTGGACGACGTCCCCGCGGGCGAGTGCATGTTCTGCGGCGGACACCTCTCGGCCCGGTACGAGGGCGGCGACGTCACCGTCGACTGCGACGACTGCGAGGACCTCGTCACCCGCATGCCGATTCCGCCGAACACCGTCTCGGGTCTCGACCCCGAGGACCTCCCGGCGGTGTTCAGCAGGCACCTCCTGACGCTCACGAACCGACTCAGCCGCGGGTTCTGCAAGCTCTGTCAGGGTCGGGTCGACTCCTCGCTCACGGCGCTGTCGTCGTCGGAGTCGGTCACGTTCCGCCCCTCGCTGGACGTGCGGTTCGACTGCCGGGCGTGCGGCGACCGGACGCACCTGAACGTCGGCGGGGTCGTCATGGACCACCCGGCGGTCACCTCGTTCCTGTACGACCACGGCATCGACCTGCGTCGGTCGTACGTCTGGGAACTCACGTCGCTTCTGGACCCCGAGGCCACCGTCGCCTCCGAAGACCCGCTTCGCCTTCGCCTCGTCGTGCGACTCGACGGCGACGAACTCGAACTGACGCTGGACGAGACTGCCACTGTCGTCGACCACACGCGCGGCTGA